In Streptomyces nodosus, one DNA window encodes the following:
- a CDS encoding GNAT family N-acetyltransferase produces MSAPYRVRVAADLADREACFRVRKEVFVGEQGVPEDIEYDAHDADAVHVLALREDGVPLGTGRLLSGEAAAARNGGDPSVGSLGRLAVTREARGLGIGAALVRAIEDAARDQGLSAVDLHAQTHALGFYECLGYRAYGPEFPDAGIPHRSMRRAL; encoded by the coding sequence ATGAGCGCCCCGTACCGCGTGCGGGTCGCGGCGGACCTCGCCGACCGTGAGGCGTGCTTCCGGGTCCGCAAGGAGGTCTTCGTCGGCGAGCAGGGTGTTCCCGAGGACATCGAGTACGACGCCCATGACGCCGACGCCGTGCATGTGCTGGCCCTGCGGGAGGACGGCGTACCGCTCGGCACCGGCCGGCTGCTGTCCGGGGAGGCCGCCGCGGCCAGGAACGGCGGGGACCCCTCCGTGGGCTCCCTGGGCCGGCTCGCGGTGACCCGGGAGGCACGCGGCCTCGGTATCGGCGCGGCGCTCGTACGGGCGATCGAGGACGCGGCACGTGACCAGGGTCTTTCGGCGGTGGACCTGCACGCCCAGACACATGCGCTGGGGTTCTACGAGTGCTTGGGCTACCGGGCGTACGGGCCGGAGTTCCCCGACGCGGGGATACCGCACCGGTCGATGCGCCGCGCTCTGTGA
- the lspA gene encoding signal peptidase II has protein sequence MTEAERIIGTPDIPDASGPGPEQSDERVPAEGPGAAGTGAVTAERPRGKRRIAVLFAVAVFAYALDLVSKLVVVARLEHHTPIRIIGDWLKLEAIRNPGAAFGFGEAFTVIFTMIAATVIVVIARLARKLYSLPWAIALGLLLGGALGNLTDRIFRSPGVFQGAVVDFIAPKGFAVFNLADSAIVCGGALIVLLSFRGLDPDGTIHKD, from the coding sequence TTGACAGAGGCGGAGCGCATCATCGGTACGCCGGATATCCCGGACGCGTCCGGGCCCGGACCGGAGCAGTCCGACGAGCGGGTCCCGGCCGAGGGCCCCGGCGCGGCGGGGACGGGAGCCGTCACCGCCGAGCGCCCCCGGGGCAAGCGCCGGATCGCGGTGCTGTTCGCGGTCGCCGTCTTCGCCTACGCCCTCGACCTGGTCAGCAAGCTGGTCGTGGTGGCGAGGCTGGAGCACCACACGCCGATCCGGATCATCGGGGACTGGCTGAAGCTCGAGGCGATCCGCAACCCGGGTGCGGCCTTCGGCTTCGGAGAGGCCTTCACCGTGATCTTCACGATGATCGCCGCCACCGTGATCGTGGTGATCGCCCGGCTCGCCCGCAAGCTCTACAGTCTGCCCTGGGCGATCGCGCTCGGTCTGCTGCTCGGCGGCGCCCTGGGCAACCTCACCGACCGGATCTTCCGCTCGCCGGGCGTCTTCCAGGGCGCGGTGGTCGACTTCATCGCGCCCAAGGGCTTCGCCGTCTTCAACCTGGCGGACTCGGCGATCGTCTGCGGCGGTGCCCTGATCGTGCTGCTCTCCTTCCGCGGTCTCGACCCGGACGGGACGATCCACAAGGACTGA
- a CDS encoding Na+/H+ antiporter — protein MEQLALLLVLLLGALVSVPIGDRFGVPAPVLMTLLGIALALLDFVPQVNIPPGLILPALLPPLLYAAVRRTSWRQFTANRRPIFLLAVALVFVTTVCVAAVAHTVVPGLTLAAAVALGALVAPPDPIAATAVAGQLGLPRRLVSILEGEGLFNDVTAIVLYHIAIAAVVTGTFSLPGAVLEFLLSAVVALVVGVALGWVADKLMDLLADATLQVGLTLLVPYVSYVLAERLHGSGVLAVLVTALFLAEYATDPDDVLMRLAGHTFWDVVDTLVTGVAFGLIGLELHHAIRTASGRWGEMLGWAAAVVAVVVLVRLVYLLPATWLTKRLHARRDHDEDIPMTWRETVVMWWSGMRGVASVALVLAIPLRTQDGAPFPDRDEIVFIAFGVIMATLVLQGLTLPWLVKRLGVQADTEVEQEFERALAIRAARAAKQRLKEIEAAEELPEELSEQLVRRAFDIGVRISPELGDEERREAHRQRVTRLKRLRRIQGEMLSAARQEVLAARSEAGADPEIVDRVLRHLDVRSLR, from the coding sequence GTGGAACAGCTGGCCCTGTTGCTCGTGCTGTTGCTCGGGGCCCTGGTGAGCGTCCCGATCGGGGACCGGTTCGGGGTACCGGCACCGGTGTTGATGACCCTGCTCGGTATCGCGCTGGCCCTGCTCGACTTCGTGCCCCAGGTGAACATCCCACCCGGGCTGATCCTGCCCGCGCTGCTGCCGCCCCTGCTGTACGCCGCGGTGCGCCGCACCTCCTGGCGGCAGTTCACGGCCAACAGACGGCCGATCTTCCTGCTCGCCGTGGCCCTGGTGTTCGTCACCACCGTCTGTGTGGCCGCCGTCGCCCACACCGTGGTGCCGGGACTGACGCTCGCGGCGGCGGTCGCGCTCGGCGCGCTGGTCGCGCCGCCCGACCCGATCGCGGCCACCGCCGTCGCGGGACAGCTCGGGCTGCCCCGGCGGCTGGTGTCGATCCTGGAGGGTGAAGGCCTGTTCAACGATGTGACGGCGATCGTGCTCTACCACATCGCGATCGCCGCCGTGGTCACCGGGACGTTCTCGCTGCCCGGGGCCGTGCTGGAATTCCTGCTCTCCGCGGTCGTCGCCCTGGTCGTCGGGGTCGCGCTCGGCTGGGTCGCCGACAAGCTGATGGACCTGCTCGCCGACGCCACCCTGCAGGTCGGTCTGACGCTGCTGGTGCCCTATGTGTCCTATGTCCTGGCGGAGCGGCTGCACGGCTCCGGGGTGCTGGCGGTGCTCGTCACCGCGCTGTTCCTGGCCGAGTACGCCACCGACCCGGACGATGTGCTGATGCGGCTCGCCGGACACACCTTCTGGGACGTGGTGGACACCCTGGTCACCGGGGTCGCGTTCGGGCTGATCGGGCTGGAACTGCACCATGCGATCCGGACGGCGTCCGGGCGCTGGGGCGAGATGCTCGGCTGGGCCGCCGCGGTCGTGGCCGTCGTGGTGCTCGTCCGGCTGGTGTATCTGCTGCCCGCGACCTGGCTGACCAAGCGGCTGCACGCCCGGCGGGACCACGACGAGGACATCCCGATGACCTGGCGGGAGACCGTCGTGATGTGGTGGTCCGGGATGCGGGGTGTGGCCTCGGTGGCGCTGGTCCTGGCCATCCCGCTCAGGACGCAGGACGGGGCGCCCTTCCCCGACCGGGACGAGATCGTCTTCATCGCGTTCGGGGTGATCATGGCGACCCTGGTGCTCCAGGGCCTGACGCTGCCCTGGCTGGTGAAGCGGCTGGGGGTGCAGGCCGACACGGAGGTCGAGCAGGAATTCGAGCGGGCGCTGGCGATCCGCGCGGCCAGGGCGGCGAAACAGCGGCTGAAGGAGATCGAGGCGGCCGAGGAACTGCCGGAGGAACTGTCCGAGCAGTTGGTGCGGCGGGCCTTCGACATCGGGGTGCGTATCAGCCCCGAACTGGGGGACGAGGAGCGGCGCGAGGCACACCGGCAGCGCGTCACCCGGCTGAAACGGCTCCGCCGGATCCAGGGGGAGATGCTCAGCGCGGCACGGCAGGAGGTGCTGGCCGCGCGCAGCGAGGCGGGGGCGGACCCGGAGATCGTCGACCGGGTGCTGCGCCATCTGGATGTGCGCAGCCTGCGCTGA
- a CDS encoding TraR/DksA C4-type zinc finger protein: protein MRAKKIAVQQSASGGSAGAGAAGGMAAGDVNGARTAHAAARPTVGSVRTRGTASATARKGRPGAARKGTAVPAAARRRSARSEAAPTAEAARGKTSGTGKTAERSRPGRATAKKASATAAERESALTGKKAGAGTAKKAVADRTAAKESPSGSAAGKNARKGKTTGRKAAAERPAGKGLSVGPAAGERAAVEETTVGNPAAGRAAGKKSSGGKTAVGKPLPEKPTAKKAVAEKTAEKKPSARKAVAGTASPRRASGKKTSAEEPVAREAAAGAAGVEASPRKAAGKKAVGEKAVAGKSSPGKVAAKKVAAGKKSSATGTVTEEAGAGRPRKAVGKEPSAGEEVSGEAVVEAGAEASPRKAAGKKTSAGDAVARGAVARAAGAEASPRKAAGKKASGREIAAGKVSSREAVAKKAAGKKSSAGKPASAEAAAGPSGAAKGGTTRSTLTQRAAGKRPAEKAGARRAAKKTGATTVVAKKTPGTATAAKDSGTVPQTRLVAAGPGELAVRPGETPWTPEEVSEARAELQSEATRLRGEIDASEQALVGLMRDSGDGAGDDQADTGTKNITREHEMALAANAREMLEQTERALGRLDAGTYGLCESCGNPIGKARMQAFPRATLCVECKQKQERRQ, encoded by the coding sequence ATGAGGGCGAAGAAGATCGCCGTACAGCAGTCGGCGTCCGGAGGATCCGCGGGTGCGGGTGCCGCCGGCGGTATGGCGGCCGGAGACGTCAACGGGGCGCGGACGGCCCACGCCGCCGCGCGGCCCACCGTGGGGTCGGTGCGGACGCGGGGCACGGCCTCGGCGACGGCCCGGAAGGGCAGGCCGGGGGCCGCCCGGAAGGGGACGGCCGTGCCGGCTGCCGCACGGCGGAGAAGCGCGAGATCGGAGGCCGCCCCGACGGCAGAGGCGGCCCGCGGGAAGACCTCCGGCACAGGGAAGACGGCGGAGAGGTCTCGCCCCGGCAGGGCGACGGCGAAGAAGGCCTCAGCCACGGCAGCGGAGCGTGAGTCTGCCCTGACAGGGAAGAAGGCCGGCGCCGGGACGGCGAAGAAGGCGGTCGCCGACAGGACGGCGGCGAAGGAGAGCCCCTCCGGGAGCGCGGCAGGAAAGAACGCCCGGAAGGGGAAGACCACGGGCCGGAAGGCCGCTGCCGAGAGGCCGGCGGGCAAGGGTCTCTCGGTGGGGCCAGCCGCTGGGGAAAGGGCTGCCGTCGAGGAGACGACGGTGGGGAACCCTGCCGCCGGGAGGGCGGCGGGGAAGAAGAGCTCCGGCGGGAAGACGGCGGTCGGGAAGCCTCTGCCCGAGAAGCCGACGGCGAAGAAGGCTGTTGCCGAGAAGACGGCCGAGAAGAAGCCTTCCGCCAGGAAGGCCGTGGCCGGGACGGCCTCGCCTCGAAGGGCGTCCGGGAAGAAGACCTCTGCCGAGGAGCCAGTGGCTCGCGAGGCTGCCGCCGGCGCGGCGGGTGTCGAGGCTTCGCCGCGCAAGGCGGCGGGGAAGAAGGCCGTCGGTGAGAAGGCGGTGGCGGGAAAGTCTTCCCCCGGGAAGGTGGCGGCCAAGAAGGTCGCGGCCGGGAAGAAGTCATCTGCCACGGGGACGGTGACTGAGGAGGCCGGGGCGGGGCGGCCTCGTAAGGCGGTCGGGAAGGAGCCTTCTGCCGGGGAGGAAGTGTCTGGCGAGGCTGTCGTCGAGGCGGGTGCTGAGGCTTCGCCGCGCAAGGCGGCCGGGAAGAAGACCTCTGCCGGGGATGCAGTGGCTCGCGGGGCTGTCGCCCGGGCGGCGGGTGCTGAGGCTTCGCCTCGTAAGGCGGCGGGGAAGAAGGCCTCTGGCCGGGAGATAGCGGCGGGGAAGGTTTCGTCGCGCGAGGCGGTGGCGAAGAAGGCGGCGGGGAAGAAGAGTTCCGCCGGGAAGCCGGCTTCGGCCGAGGCGGCTGCCGGACCGAGCGGTGCCGCGAAGGGCGGCACCACGAGAAGCACCCTCACCCAGCGTGCGGCCGGGAAGCGCCCCGCCGAGAAGGCGGGCGCGCGACGGGCCGCGAAAAAGACGGGAGCCACGACGGTGGTTGCGAAGAAGACTCCTGGCACGGCCACGGCGGCGAAGGACTCCGGCACGGTCCCCCAGACACGGCTGGTCGCGGCGGGGCCCGGCGAACTGGCGGTGCGCCCCGGCGAGACCCCCTGGACCCCCGAGGAGGTGTCCGAGGCGCGCGCGGAGCTCCAGTCCGAGGCGACTCGGCTGCGCGGTGAGATCGACGCGTCCGAGCAGGCGCTGGTCGGTCTGATGCGTGACTCCGGGGACGGGGCCGGCGACGACCAGGCCGACACCGGCACCAAGAACATCACGCGCGAGCACGAGATGGCGCTCGCCGCCAATGCGCGCGAGATGCTCGAACAGACCGAACGTGCCCTGGGGCGCCTCGACGCCGGCACCTACGGACTGTGCGAGAGCTGCGGCAATCCCATCGGAAAGGCGCGAATGCAGGCCTTTCCGCGCGCCACCCTGTGCGTGGAGTGCAAACAGAAGCAGGAACGCCGTCAGTGA
- a CDS encoding RluA family pseudouridine synthase, whose amino-acid sequence MSTLPEIRTLPVPDGLEGERVDAAISRMFGFSRTKAAELAAAGKVLVDGTAVGKSERVHGGAWLEVEMPPAPAPVQVVAEPVEGMEIVHDDEDVLVIVKPVGVAAHPSPGWSGPTVIGGLAAAGYRISTSGAAERQGIVHRLDVGTSGLMVVAKSERAYTSLKRQFKERTVDKRYHTLVQGHPDPTSGTIDAPIGRHPTHDYKWAVTAEGKPSVTHYDLIEAFRSASLLDVKLETGRTHQIRVHMAAHRHPCVGDLTYGADPTIARRLGLTRQWLHAVRLGFEHPGDAQWVEFESAYPADLQKALDTVREESWS is encoded by the coding sequence GTGAGCACCCTTCCCGAGATCCGTACCCTGCCCGTGCCCGACGGCCTGGAGGGCGAGCGCGTCGACGCCGCCATCTCCCGCATGTTCGGCTTCTCCCGTACGAAGGCGGCGGAGCTGGCCGCCGCGGGCAAGGTGCTGGTCGACGGCACGGCCGTGGGCAAGTCGGAGCGGGTGCACGGCGGCGCCTGGCTCGAGGTGGAGATGCCGCCGGCGCCCGCCCCGGTGCAGGTGGTCGCCGAGCCGGTCGAGGGCATGGAGATCGTGCACGACGACGAGGACGTGCTCGTGATCGTCAAGCCGGTCGGCGTCGCCGCCCATCCGTCGCCCGGCTGGTCGGGCCCGACCGTGATCGGCGGTCTCGCCGCCGCCGGATACCGCATCTCGACCTCCGGTGCCGCCGAGCGTCAGGGCATCGTGCACCGTCTGGACGTCGGCACCTCGGGACTGATGGTGGTCGCCAAGTCGGAGCGCGCCTACACCTCGCTCAAGCGGCAGTTCAAGGAGCGCACGGTCGACAAGCGCTACCACACCCTGGTCCAGGGTCACCCCGATCCGACCAGCGGCACCATCGACGCGCCCATCGGCCGCCACCCCACCCATGACTACAAGTGGGCGGTCACGGCCGAGGGCAAGCCCTCCGTCACGCACTACGACCTCATCGAGGCGTTCCGTTCGGCCTCCCTGCTCGACGTCAAGTTGGAGACCGGGCGCACCCATCAGATCCGGGTCCATATGGCCGCCCACCGGCACCCCTGCGTCGGCGATCTCACCTATGGCGCGGACCCGACGATCGCCAGGCGGCTCGGCCTGACCCGGCAGTGGCTGCACGCCGTACGGCTGGGCTTCGAGCACCCCGGCGACGCGCAGTGGGTGGAGTTCGAGAGCGCCTACCCCGCCGACCTGCAGAAGGCGCTGGACACGGTGCGTGAGGAGAGCTGGTCATGA